One genomic region from Camelus bactrianus isolate YW-2024 breed Bactrian camel chromosome 3, ASM4877302v1, whole genome shotgun sequence encodes:
- the LOC105067908 gene encoding olfactory receptor 2T29: MANHTGQLDFILVGLFSQSKHPALLCVVVVVIFLMALSGNSFLIFLIHSDAHLHNPMYFFISQLSLMDVMYISVTVPKMLMDQVLVVNKISAPECGMQMFLYLTLVGSEFFLLAAMAYDRYVAICHPLRYSVLMSHRVCLLLVSGCWILGSVDGFMLTPITMTFPFCRSREIHHFFCEVPAVMKLSCSDTSLYETLMYLCCVLMLLIPVTVISSSYSFILLTIHRMSSAEGRKKAFATCSSHMAVVILFYGAAVYTYMLPSSYHSPEKDMVVSAFYTILTPVLNPLIYSLRNKDVTGALKKMLNEVSVFQKTVK; the protein is encoded by the coding sequence ATGGCCAACCACACTGGACAGCTGGACTTCATCCTCGTGGGGCTCTTCAGTCAATCCAAGCACCCAGCTCTCCTTTGTGTGGTCGTTGTTGTGATTTTCCTGATGGCCCTGTCTGGAAATAGCTTCCTGATCTTTCTGATACACTCTGATGCCCACCTCCACAACCCCATGTACTTTTTCATCAGCCAGTTGTCTCTCATGGATGTGATGTACATTTCCGTCACCGTGCCCAAGATGCTCATGGACCAAGTCTTGGTTGTGAATAAGATCTCAGCCCCTGAATGTGGGATGCAGATGTTTCTCTACTTGACTCTAGTAGGTTCAGAATTCTTTCTTCTGGCTgccatggcctatgaccgctatgtggccatctgccaTCCGCTCCGTTACTCTGTTCTCATGAGCCATCGTGTGTGTCTCCTCTTGGTGTCTGGCTGCTGGATCCTGGGATCGGTGGACGGCTTTATGCTCACACCCATCACCATGACCTTTCCTTTCTGCAGATCCAGGGAGATCCatcatttcttctgtgaggtCCCTGCTGTCATGAAGCTTTCCTGCTCAGACACTTCCCTCTATGAGACACTCATGtacctgtgctgtgtcctcatgCTCCTCATCCCTGTGACAGTCATCTCAAGCTCCTATTCTTTCatcctcctcaccatccacaggaTGAGCTCAGCCGAGGGCCGGAAGAAGGCCTTTGCCACATGCTCCTCCCACATGGCTGTGGTCATCCTCTTCTACGGGGCTGCCGTTTATACCTACATGCTCCCCAGCTCCTACCACAGCCCTGAGAAGGACATGGTCGTATCTGCCTTTTACACCATACTCACTCCTGTGCTAAACCCTTTAATCTATAGTCTGAGGAATAAGGATGTCACGGGGGCTCTAAAGAAGATGTTGAATGAGGTGTCCGTCTTTCAGAAAACTGTGAAGTAA
- the LOC105068323 gene encoding LOW QUALITY PROTEIN: olfactory receptor 2T3 (The sequence of the model RefSeq protein was modified relative to this genomic sequence to represent the inferred CDS: deleted 2 bases in 1 codon) yields MCSGKQNSQNQTSNADFILVGLFGETKHAVLLYTVTFIFFVMALAGNTLLVIVIHLEPSLHTPMYLFIGQLSLMDLMYISVTVPKMLLGQVTGDHTVSPLGCEIQMFFYLTLAGAEFFLLSAMAYDRYAAICRPLHYPLLMNQRVCERLVSACWFPGVVDSLLLTPITMSFPFCQSRKILSFFCEAPALLRLSCADVSLYKLLMYLCCVLMLLIPIAVISSSYALILHLIGRITSAEGRRKAFATCSSHVIVVSLFFGAAIYTYMLPGSYHTAEQDMMVSAFYTTITPVLNPLIYSLRNKDVTDALRKHLGDKSNWESSKTTRPP; encoded by the exons ATGTGCTCAGGGAAGCAAAATTCACAGAACCAAACATCAAATGCTGATTTCATCTTGGTGGGCCTCTTTGGTGAAACCAAGCACGCCGTCCTCCTCTACACCGTGACCTTCATATTCTTCGTGATGGCCCTCGCTGGGAACACCCTCCTCGTCATCGTGATCCACCTGGAGCCCAGCCtgcacacccccatgtacttGTTCATCGGCCAGCTCTCCCTCATGGACCTCATGTACATATCTGTGACTGTGCCCAAGATGCTCCTGGGCCAGGTCACAGGAGATCATACAGTTTCTCCCTTAGGCTGTGAGATCCAGATGTTTTTCTATCTGACTCTCGCTGGAGCTGAGTTTTTCCTCCTGTCTGCTATGGCGTATGACCGATACGCTGCTATCTGCAGACCTCTCCATTACCCCTTGCTGATGAACCAGAGGGTCTGTGAACGCCTGGTGTCTGCTTGCTGGTTCCCAGGAGTGGTTGACAGTTTGCTGCTCACCCCCATCACCATGAGCTTCCCCTTCTGCCAGTCCAGAAAAATCCTGAGCTTCTTCTGTGAGGCTCCCGCCTTGCTGAGG CTCTCCTGCGCCGACGTCTCCCTCTACAAGCTGCTCATGtacctgtgctgtgtcctcatgCTCCTCATCCCCATCGCCGTCATCTCTAGCTCATACGCCCTCATCCTGCATCTCATCGGCAGAATCACCTCAGCAGAGGGCCGCAGGAAGGCCTTTGCCACCTGCTCCTCTCACGTAATTGTAGTGTCGCTCTTCTTTGGTGCTGCCATCTACACCTACATGCTTCCTGGTTCCTACCACACGGCTGAGCAGGACATGATGGTGTCAGCCTTTTACACCACCATCACGCCTGTGCTGAACCCCCTCATTTATAGCCTCCGCAATAAAGATGTCACAGACGCTCTGCGGA AGCATCTTGGAGACAAATCAAACTGGGAGTCAAGCAAGACTACTAGACCACCCTGA